Genomic window (Primulina eburnea isolate SZY01 chromosome 8, ASM2296580v1, whole genome shotgun sequence):
GCTATATAGAATCACCTATGTGAGAGAGAAGTGGGGCCGCTTCAAAAGAATTGCAAGGCTCAATTCTAGACCCTCTTGCAGAACCAGGCGTGTGTTCATGGCCAAAACGAACACAATCATGAGAACTGAATAGTATTAGGAAGAGTCTTGTGTGAAGTATATATTAACTCACACAAACGGCTGTACAGTTCAAAGACATCATGTCTACTGTCAACCAGTGAATTATTATGCTTTCACAAGGGGAGGTTCAAAGGGTAATACCTACCCTATCCTATGCAAGATTCAACTGTTGAACTTTATCACGGAAAATCGTTGAATATCTTTTTAATTTCcattcatgtgggggattgttggaCTTTGAGGCTTATTGGGCTTATCTTTGAATGGGAAATTGGATAAGCAAGCAAGGCCTAGTTCATGGCAAGTGGGAAATGTCCCACATAGGAAAATAGACATAACATTGGTGAGCTTATATTGAGTTGCACTTTGTAGAGGTGTAACAATGATTGGTCAAGAGGCTCTCTCTCGCGCGCACAGGCGCATGGGGGTGCAAATCATGGGCCCGATTTGCAGTGGAAAAAGGCTTGAATTGTGTGCAGGCGTACGTGCGCGACCTGGGCACGTCGAATGTCGGACTGATCAAGGCAAAATTTCCCACCGAGGTTCACCTGACTTTTgctatttttattttcgaaaatggacCAAGACCTTTGGTATTTCAGATGACCCTTGGTGTTGTAACTGAAATGGTCTTTGGTGCTTAAGCTACTGACTTTTGGTAATCCGGCTGCTGGCCTTTGGCCTTTCGGATGACCAACGGTTACAGCAGTAACTGTCCATATGAGTGCCTATAATAGAGGCAGCCTCAAGTCTTTCAAAGAGATCCAACACACTCTCCTACATTCTGATATTTCGAAGCTTTGCTTGCTCTGCTGTGTCTCGGCTGCTGCTCTTCCGCCGGCTGCCGCTCCTTTTCTCGTTTCTCTGCATCGTGATAAAGTTCAGGTACTTTTTCAGTTCGTCGTGGTGGTGCCTTGTGCTACGGTGCTACTGGTtttccgttgtatcctgggaaacagacgtccacgTTCATCCTCGCTGCACACAccggaggggacgaatctgttttaaggacactgtatttcatacaggcctcggtttgttttatttttgcatTGTCCTACTGTTTTCTTTATTGcaatacaagttctttttttttttacttgtaCCTTTCTGTTTGTGCGTATACATTTGTATACATTTTGGATTAACACTGATGATGATAAGAGACACAACctctaaaaaaattgatttttcacTTTCACTTGAACAAATCAATTTTTTCGTGTTTCTTAACCTCAAATTCTGGTTCTACTCAATTTAATTCTTCAGGTTAATTCTAATTTTTTAAAGTGATTATGGAATCTTggtaaataaagaaaaaaaaattggacattGATACTCTCAATATTTTTGTTTAATCCAAAATTATCTTTTACATTGTTCAGAATACACTATCAAACTATATATATAGCAAACACTCTcgatgaaaatatttttggtgttttattaaAAGTTAGCGTTATAATGGCTTATTTAACAAAAACACTACGTAAAAATTTAAGCGAGGATTATAAAAACACTATCGAGTGCATTGTCGTAATCTGGATAGATTATAGAAATGAGAGGATGCAGCTCTTTTACGTGATTCAGTTCCTTCCGCAGCAACTCGTTGTGGTACCTAGAAAACTCATTCAAACAGTTAACACAACCATCTTTGGAATCATAGGAAATTTGTTGTCTGACATGGACATTGTAAGAAACCCGGGGAAGCAACCAAATTGGGAAGTTTCCAGGGACTAAAATCGTCCTGTGAAAAACATTTGCATTTGAAAGCAGGCTGActtatgtatatgctacacggCCAATCGGAGATATTTGCTTATGAGTAGATAAAATCATGTCACGCGATTTTTTGCGTACTTGAAGAGTTGATTCGATGTATTTAACGACTGTTGAAGCAAGCGATCGAACTACATCGGTGCTCATTCCGGAACTGATCAGTGGGATATGAGTTTTCAACAAATCTTTTTCCATCATGAGGTATGAACTTTTTCACAAATCTTTTTAGCATACATTGTTGTTAAATCTTGAACCTTGCGTACCAATGAAATCGATGACAAGATGGTCGTTGGAGATGCAGTCAGGAATTCCCAGACAATAGATGTGTTGTCTTTAATTTCTAGGCAGCTAGTCAGGCGTTGGGCACCTTTGTTGGTCACATAGCGCTCCAGCTATTGTAGGAGCATTTGCCTAGACGCCTGAAAAGTGACACCTAGTCGTCAAAGTTTCTGTTTCATGAAAAGGGTGTGATCTTTTTCGAGTTTTCTACAGCCATATCAATCCATTTGTGTCTTTTGATGATTTACATCACTTTCAACAAAGAGACGCCCCCCATACaaacatcatttaaaaaaaaaactttttcagATTCTCAaattcatattcataataaCAACGGAATCATAAACAGCACACAAAAACTAGAATCCTGCTACTTCATATTGGCTGACAAGCACTTTTATTAGTACATGCATCATCATATATTTGATCACAATCACATTCAGAATACTAAACATACATTAGAAATGCCACCACATTCTTCATTCCAAGAAATGTGCACTCCCAGCTTGCCATTTTCCGACCACTCGTATCCAACCTCGATTCCGTTCACGTACACTTTCTCGGGAGAAACATTCGAGTAGGCCAAGAAATCGCCACCGCCCTTGACTTCAATCTTAGCTATCACTCCATCATACAGCAGGCCTAGAATGGTCCCTCCGCTGTTAAACATGCTGGTCAGTCCTATAGGTGCAAACTTAGCGCCCTGACCAAGTTTCTTGATCGGCACGAAGCTGAATATCTCGAACGTCGAGGGCTGAAGGGTGATTGGAATTGCGTCAGAATCGCGGCTTTCTAAGAATAGTTTCTCTGCCTCGCAAAGATAGACTGCATATTCATCGGCTTTCGCCATTTCAGTAGTTTCGGCATTTTGATCCCATTCGATGTCTGTTACGCAGACTGAACCAGAAACTGGCTTGTAACATTGAGGGTATCCTTTGATCCTCTGTTCCTTGGGGTGCCATCCAGCACCTTGGCAGTTGAAAGCACCAATCACCCCTCCATACTGTCAAATTACACCAatcgaatattttaaaatttctaaaCTTGTAATAAGAATGAGAATTGTTGCAATAGGTAAATTAAAGTTCTCGATCACCTTGTTAAGGTTCCATATTTTGAGAACGGATTTGCTGTCAAAAAGAGGGTTCTTGAAGAGGCAGTCTCTTGTTGGTAGTGCAAAATGGATGCACTTAGGAATAGTGCCGTCGGGGAATACGAGTTTATTGAGCAGCTTGAAATTATGACCACCCAAAGAATCACTAACATAAACAGGCCCGCCACAAATAGCCCTTGAGCCAGCATGAAATTTTGCACAAACATGGTCGGATTGAAACATGTCCCAGTCTGGTTGTATAAATTGACCCATCCACATGCTGTTGAAGGCACAGTGGATCATATGAACTCCTTGTAGCCAAAACACTCCATTAGGATCACCATTAGGATCTTCAAACCAAAAGTCATCCCCTATCAAAACACAGAGTATGTCGCACAGAAAATCAGTGTCTCTGATCAATTCTTTATTGGGTAATAGAAATTCTTTTGTTTTGTTTACCAACTCTTCCTATTGATATCTGTTCGGTCCCGAGGAAAAAGAAGTCGTTGCAATGCTGCATGCTGGAAATGAGTCCAGTCCCATTGAAGTTCTTTGCGAGTGATTTTGACAGTCCCTTGTAATAAGCCTTGGCAATCTCAACTCTTCCTCCGTATTCTTCAGATACATATTCTAGACACTATTTCAAAAAAGTGTGTTAGTTTAACAGTTGACGTGCCTAAAAATACATGTACGTACAAGTACGAGTGATAATTTTAGCAATACTACAATTTGCTTACATGTATGACATCCACTTTCACTCCTGTGATTCCAACTTTTgaaaggtaagaatgcatggAATCATAGAAATCATAGGCTTGATTAGGATGCACAAGCCCAAGAGAGCCCTCGATAATTTTCACCACTGCGAGGTCAGACATGGTTCCATCGAGCCCTGGAGACAGTTTACAAGACGCGACCTTGGAGTTCAGATGAGTTGCCCCTGGCCTCACCCCACCCCAGGCGCCGCACAGTGCATGCCAAACATATATATCATCCAATCCTTTGAATTTTGTTCTCAAATCTCTAGTAAATGCTTTCATTCCGATATTTTCAGACTTGCAGGAGCAACTTGAACTGTTTTTACTCAAATCCTTGCCTCCTTCATCTCCCCCTATAATCATTTTGTCCAATTCTTTCTTTAGTTTATCAATCTCAACTTCAAATTGAGATAGATCAGTTACTCCTGATTGAGCGGCTTTCTTCTGGGATTTTTCAACCACTTCTATCTCAATAGCCTTAGCGATCAGCTTCTTCGGTTTCATAGGATCAAATGAAGTACCATTAAGCCCCAAGAGTGAACCACCCTTATACCTCCTGAATTTTTCACATTCATCAAGCCTGTGAAGCCTGGCAGTCATTTGAGTTCCCAAAAGCACGAAACTTTTCGCGTCCTCATGCACATCGTCTGTATCATCATTGATGCTTTGCCAGCCATcatcaataatcaagaacctCGGGGTTAGCCCACCCTCTGCGAATTCGTTGACTCCGTACCAAACTCCAGCAGGCTCCACTGTCAAGTAAAATGCATCCCAGGTACACCAACCAAATTTATTCACAAGGGGTGGTGGTGATTTCTCTTCAATAAGCTTGAACGTGTTAAGGTGAACTCTAATGACAGTGTAGGCCTCTTTCATTAAATTGTAAGGGTTTTCAGACACGTGAATATAGGCGATCGCATGGAAAGACAACGACTTCGCAGTAGTGGAACCACTCTCCGCACAGATCATCACATGGCCATCAGTTCCAGGAAAAAAGGCCGACCTGAATTTCCCTTCAATTATTGGAATCACAACGGCGTAAGATTTTATTTCCGGGACGTCTAGCATGATCCATTGTGTTTCCATTTGTACGTCGGAACCCGATTTTCCAACCCACTGAGTGGACCACCAAGTCTTGAACCTGAAAATGCTAACGAAGTCCCTGTCTGTGAATCTCCCAAAGGAATTCATCACACGATCCGTGGGTTCATCGAGACTGAATCCCAGGAATCCACCCTTGTGATAAAAGGATTCGGCCCGGTGGATGAGTTTAAGGGGAGCATCCGAGGATCGGCACACTGAAGGGAAAGACTTGAAAGTAACATTGCCTGGAACCTGAGTGAGTAATGGAACATTTCTGACCGATAGCTTCCCATCATGGAGTTCAAAGTAGTTGTCTTGTTTGTTGGAATTAAGGACTTCGCAATTCGAGTTGGCTGTATCATTTGGCGGCGCCATTGAAGCAAAAGTGAGCAGAGGAGGAACAAAGATAATGAATTGGACAAGAAAATTACAGAGAAATTATGAAGCGTAGAGTTGAAGTAGAAAAAACTTATACATGAACGATGGCTTCAGAGCTAAGCAATTAAGAGGAATGGCTGCTTGACAAGTTGCACCTGGGGAATACGAGGTTGAGTCGTATATATAGAGGGAGGGGATAATAATAGTCAAAAGagtaaaataaaagaaaatgtaGAATCGAGTGGCAGTCCTTATCAAAAGGTACAGTCACTGACAAATCAAACAATCAGATTTTCGATATATTTGTTTACAGCGAAAGGTGAGAACTGAGAAATAAACGATAATTTAGAAGATAACAGAATCAAACAAAACGCCGCAAACATGAGAGGCTTTGGTGATTGGTGTGGAGTGTGTTGAAGCTTGGGCATAAGTTGTTATACAAAATGTATGGAATAAACAGAAAGGTATACTAAAACCAACGAACTAGTAGTATGAACAAGAACAAAACAGTAGCACAAtgcttaaaataaatcaaaccgAGGTCTGTATGaaaatacagtgtccttaaaacagattcgtcccctgcgagatgtgcttcgaggataaacttggacgtctgtttcccaggatacaacggaacaaccagcagcgacttagcacgagacactactacgacgaactgaaagcgtacctttactttatcaccgagatttaacggaggccaaaagaaaagctaacaatatgaaatgcaagagaatacttgagagaaaagattttcatgcactttgaaatggagaaatgagcacactatttataagcccccAAAAAACATACCAAGAGtcatgcaagattaattaactcaattaatcttccctttaactcaagaatatgaagagccacaagttttcaagtaactcaagaatgtggaaagTCAAAAGACACTCCACAATAAtgagtcacaaccaactcaagaatgtggagaaCCAAAAGACACTCCCACATTCAAGACatgtaatttttattcaaatttccaaCATAAGTTGAGAGGTGTGGTGCTGCCACTTTATGCTCTCTTCTCTTTGTTATTGCTTTACATATGCTAGCTACTCCAATATCCAAAACAATTGATTAGTGGACGTCCATGGAAAATGAGTCCGAAAGAATTTGTGTTAAATCTCCCCCAGCCCAGTTTTTGCTGATTACTAAATtataaatatgcagattttatAGTTATACCAGAAGGTAATGCAATTTTGCTAACTTGagaattttgtttatttttgttAGTGTGCATGTTGTGCTTTCAATCTTTTTCTTGGTCGACGTGTAAATATTGTAAAAGCCATGAAATCTAATTCAATTCTAACCCAAAAAGaatcaaagaaaagaaaaaggtaAGGGTCATGGATgagtattttaaatgttatatatgATCATGTGTGCCAAAAATCGGATGAAAGTTGCTATCAATTTTTGAAGATATGTCACTATCATCCAAGAATTTTTGTGGATTTTTGCTATCTTAAATAtcgaggattctatttttttttttttttttaccggaGGTATTGTTTAGCTATAAACGAAAGAATTGtgaaattaataaatatatgcAATTAATTTACTTAAACCACTACAATTCTTCACGACTTGAACGTTGGAAAGTCTTCATTTTAAGACGGAAATCAACCTCGTGTTTTTCTGCTCTTGAACCGGTTTATGCCCGGTTCAGTTTATCTGGTGGATCAATTCCTACAATCACTGTTCTAGATTTCAGAAGTTCATTTTTCGCAACATGAAGATAGGTGAATAAATTTGAGAGAATATACATGCATGCAAGTATACTTTTTGACTTTGGAAAGAAGAATAAGAGATATAGCCTTTACATTATGGATAACATGAGTATATACCGAGGGAGTGGGATGTAGAATAAGGATCCCTCCAATCATATGGTAGAGATTATCCCAATGCCCAATAGGAGAAGAGATTTGCCATTAGAATATGATACCCCTAAAAGCCACTATACTTTTCTCAGGGGTGCACGGGGAAAACAAAGTGTATAGTGACATCCTCTTTTCCGGCTATAACCcaacatttttaatattttcagttCAGATATCCTAGCTACAATTGAAAAGGAATAGGGAAAAAAGAAGTAATATTTAAGAAAATCATCTCATTTTTTGGAACAACAAATTAATGCGAAATAATTATTGATGTTATATCAACACATAAAATTACAttaataatatatgcatgcataataGCTTCAATACGCTTAAAATCTTGGCATGTTGTATTTCGATAAAACATAGCATAACAAGGTCATTAATTTCCACCACCGGAACCTCCGCCGCCGCCGCACCCCATGCCACCGCCACCACCTATCCTCCTCCAACTCCACAACCCACGCCGCCGCCGCCAAACCCTCCTCCGACCCCACATCCACTACCACCTGACCCTCCACCTACATGAACTCCTTTGCCACAGCCGAACCCTCACCTACACCACCCCCATCCTCTTTCCTATTCCTCTGCCACAGCCTTTAACACCACCAAATCCTCCTCCAGTAGTCCAGTACCAACACCTCCTTTGCCACTGCCAAAACCTCCACCAGCGCTACCCCTAGACCACCTACCAAGCCTCCACCTTTGCCGCCACCACCTAATCTTCCACCAGCTCCACGCCTGCTCCTCCCATGCCTCCACCAACACTACCTCCAAAACGGCCGATGCCTCCTACTTTCCCACCAAATCTGCCACCTCCAACTCCTCCAATACCTCCACCTATCCAGCACCAACCAAAACCTCCTCCAGCACCACCTCCACTAATCATTTCTTTCTCAATCGTTCGCCCAAGAGTAATTGTGCCAAGAGAAAACTAACAAACAAAATCATAACAAACGGCCAGACATTTTTGAAAGTCTGCCCCATCTTTTACTCTGAATGTGGCACGACAATCAAATTTTAGTGATTTTATCCTACCGTGTATCAATTGCTTCTAAACATTATATACAGAAAATATGGAAGAGAAGAGTTCATAAATGCATGCAGCTGAAACATTAGTTTTCTTCTTAAGCACGCGGTTTGGCAAAATTATGTTGTTCTTGCAAATTATTTTCAACATGACACGATCCCAAGTTCTATTGTGTTATTTCCTTACAACTCTCAACAGCTTTAATTTCACCTGTACCACAGTCTAATTTTGCTCAAAATAAGGACAGATACCATCTTCATTTCAGTCTATATGACTTTGTGTGTGCTTATCTAATGCTAGGTCTCTGCCACATGTGTTCATACTTGATTCATTATGACAGACTCCATCCACCCACTTGTATATGTATTGTCCTAACAGAGCAATTCTAATTTGAAACCAAAAAACTACTATGTAGTAATTGAGTACATGAACCGATCAAATACAAAAGTcagttatgttatgggccacatCATGTTCAAAAATAGAGAAAAATGATAAATTAGCGCTCTCTTTTCAGCAGTAATCGACCTTTCATTGTAAATCAATGATTGATTAAAATTAATGGTTTTAGTCTTTTGGAGAATCTTTTCATGTCATTTATTTTAAGCCTTTATTTTCAATCAGTCTTTATTtcaattattgttattattcaaGATGGATATCAATAATCATTTACAGGTTCAACTattttctgattatatgttTACTTCAGCCAACAAACTATACCACATGCAAATATTGGCATCCTGTTTTTCCTTTAATCGCACCATTGACACCTTCTGCTCAAACCCCTGCCACCCTACCAAAATGACaaataaacacacacacacgtgcaTAAATGTGAATTTCGGAGAAGTGTATTAAACCATCCAATAAACAATACACGTAAACCACCAAGTTCCAGGTAAAAGGATCTCTGATCATTCGTATTCTTTTTATGAAGGGAGGGTTGCATAGAAAAGTTCCATCATTGAATAGAATGAAGACTTGTAAATTCGATCCTGTTATTGTATCTATactttcaaaaataaacatgtaatttTCCATGTATCAATTTGATTGCATGCAAAATAAACATAGGGGTTGCGACAATAATATACGGGCAAAAGTCAATAAATAACACAAAAATAGTGAAATACAGCACAAGAGTCTAGCATTGAAACAGGATGTGTCAAACACAGTAGTACCAAACAATGCAAATGAACAACAGCTTCTAGATCGTGAAAACAGTCAACACTTGTGCCACGTCAAGGACTGAACCAACACAAACAGGTGCATGCAACATATATACAGAGACAAAAAGAGAGAAGGAGAGATACAGAAAACCCATTTAAGAAAATCTATTTCTTTAACACTAAATTACATTCATTACATGATAATCACCATGCCATTATCATCAATGATACATACCCAATAAAAACTACAACAGGAGGGGTTGTAAATTTGGAATCAGGCCGAACCTCGTGCTTTCTGGGTGAGTTCTGTCATCCTGAAGAACTAGCACCttaaaagttcctgaatctcTCAACCAGGCAGCCACCACAGCTCCACTCGATATAAACCTTCCAATATTACACTTGGCGACACTAAATGGTGCACCTATGCTAATGAGAAGAGCTTCAACCGTTCGCTTCAGCGTACCATCACCAACAACTTTGCTATGCTTGCCCCAACCAGTTAAGATGCTGCAAAAATGAAAGTTATGTCATCATCAATTAAAAGTACGAGTGAAAACTCACAAACATCTGATCTTATTGACAAAAATACCACCTTAAAAGGCTCGGTAACTCATGGCCGTCGTAAACAATAGAGCGAATGTTCAGCAACCATGCATGAACCATCGCTCTGGCAGCACCACACGACATCAAGTGTAAATCTAAGCAAGACTCAGACCAAGTATTTTCCCATACATCTCGACGTTTCCCTTCAAGTACAACAAATTGGGCACCTCGCTTCTACGAAACAAAAAATGAAagataataattaaaatcacaTATCCATTGTAAGGACACTTGCAGCTCCAAGGTTAAATATCGCATGTGAGAAAAGAGAATAACATCTAGTGTACCAAGAAAACAATTACCAAAATGAACTGCAGGAAAACTCTTTGTCAATTTCTCTCATGGCAAGAGCAGTCATAAACTCATGGAAGAAAATAATGACTAGAAGTAAATGAAATGATAAAAGCAGTCACAGCTTTAACAAAAGGAAACTAGTATTGATTTAAGCTAATGAAATGGCATGCCAGAATGTGGCACACACGAAGGATTCTTCCGCTGTTACCAATTTTCAGGAGGATACAGAGGCAGAGCAAGAGGGAGGCAATCATCCCCACTTCAATGTTAAGCATTTTTATAAACCCATACATACTTATTAAATAGACATGAAAATAGAAATTTTGCTCCCCTAAATTCTTGAACCTTGGCTTCCATACAAAAATCCTGGCTACAACACCACTAGGAGGATATCAACAAATGGTGACACATATGAGATTAGGAATGTCTTTCTAAAGGAAGCACAAGAAGGATATGCAAGAATCTTAACCAACCAACCTCTATGAAGTTTTTGCTGATTCACTTGTTACTAAGAGCAATCAATGACCAATGGTTCTCTCACTAGCTCATCAATTACCACGTAAAAAGCTGAAAATTGGCTCTGGTATTATTACATACTTTCTTTTCCAAAAGTCTTATACatattttgtgattttttcATTGTGGCTCTCAAATGTGGCTGACTAGATGCAGAAAACCCAAAACCTAAGGACTAATTTTATTATGGAAATCGGAATAGAAGTCACCTTATTTCATCAAAAAAATCACTCGAGCCCATAGTTAATATGATATATTTCCATCAAACAGCAGCCTAAAAGCCACATTCCCATATAGATATTATTATCATGTATCATCATCTGACCTTAACAAGATTGTACTCTGTAAGTTACCTGATTAAAGTGCCATAGCATGTCAGTCAGAGCATTATAAAAAGCAGATGCAGTTGAAGAGTCCATCCGGTTCACCTCATCGAAAAGCAATAATGCTTGCCTCCAAGTACTCTCATTAAGACCCATGAGAAGTCCATGTGCCACTCCATAAACTTGGTCATCAAAAAGTCGTAATTCTTCTAATAACAATGACGCTTCTTCAAAAGAATTACAGTGGCTACAACCACAAAAGTATGGAGCCAACATCACTAATCAATTAAGCCTGAGTAACACGAGAATTCCACGTTCACGCTATGAAGCCAAAAGCATGTGAAATTccaccaaaaataataatagtaataattaGTAGTAAAAACTGCAATATAGGGAAGAGGTTTAATATCTGCGATACAAGATACCTGCAAGCGTTAAGAATTTCTGAAAATGTAACAACATTAGGCTTTATTTCCATTTCATGCATCTTCCGGAAAACACCCAATATGCAGCTTAAGTCATTCCTTTCCCTCTGGTTTTGCCTACTATCACCTGATTTTCCACAAGCCAACTGCTTAAAAACCCCTATGATTTTGTCATCTGCTTCATCTTCAACCTCACTATCAGAAACATTCTGAAGAATCATTAACTTTGATGGTTCTAACTCAGACTCTAGATGATCAGCACTAGCCAATCGACCAAAGGCATTAATGATTGAGTTGTACGTGACAACATTAGGTTGAATCCCTTCCCCCATCATCTCATCGAGCAACAATATTGACAATTCCACCAGCCCCTTCTTGCACAAGGCATCAATTAGTTTGCTGTAGAAAACAACATCGGCTTTCAAGCCTTGTCGTTTGAATCCTCTATATACTTCCCTTGCGTCTCTAAATAAGCCTCCTTTACAATATACACTGATCAATGTTGAGTAAGTTAATAGATTCGGACAGAGATGTTCTTTTGTCATCTCTAAAAACAGTTCTTTAACCTTATCATACATTCCCTGTTTACCAAATCCATCTATCAGAGCATTGTAAGTAACCACATCCTTCTTGAGACCTATACTCTCCATCTCCATGCTAATACTGAGAGCCTCCTCAAACCTACCTAGGCTGGCATAAATAGAGAGCAATGTATTATAGGAGACTCTGTCCAATTTAATACCAGCAAATTTCATCTCATTGAACAAACTCAGTGCCTTTTCCAGTCTCCCGGCCTTGGCACATCCCCGAATCATAGTGCTGTAAGTTACCTCATTAGGCAAGATATTTTTGGAGGGCATCTCCAACATAATCTCAAAAGCCACGTCAATGTGTCCACCGCTGCAGGCAGCATCTAAAAGTGTGTTATAAGTGTAAATGTCTTGATCAATGCCCCGGAAAACCATCTCATTAAACAAACTTCTTGCCCTCTCCCACAGCCCTGCAACACTACAAACAGCAAGAAGGGAATTGTATGTGATCCTGTCAGGTCGCACCCCATTTTGCAACATTTCAATCAAAATATCCGAAGCCCTCTTGAAATCCCCACCTCCTTTCCCACAAGCATCAATTAAGGCGTTGTAAGTCACTAAATTCGGCTTCAAGCCAGAATCTTTCATACTCTTGAACACCCTCATGGCTTCATCAAAGTGTCCACTCTTTGCATACGCACTAATCAAAGCAGAATAAGCATAAACAGTATTGCCATACCCCTCATTGACAGCATCGTCAAACACTCTCTTGGCTAAATCCACT
Coding sequences:
- the LOC140840080 gene encoding stachyose synthase-like, giving the protein MAPPNDTANSNCEVLNSNKQDNYFELHDGKLSVRNVPLLTQVPGNVTFKSFPSVCRSSDAPLKLIHRAESFYHKGGFLGFSLDEPTDRVMNSFGRFTDRDFVSIFRFKTWWSTQWVGKSGSDVQMETQWIMLDVPEIKSYAVVIPIIEGKFRSAFFPGTDGHVMICAESGSTTAKSLSFHAIAYIHVSENPYNLMKEAYTVIRVHLNTFKLIEEKSPPPLVNKFGWCTWDAFYLTVEPAGVWYGVNEFAEGGLTPRFLIIDDGWQSINDDTDDVHEDAKSFVLLGTQMTARLHRLDECEKFRRYKGGSLLGLNGTSFDPMKPKKLIAKAIEIEVVEKSQKKAAQSGVTDLSQFEVEIDKLKKELDKMIIGGDEGGKDLSKNSSSCSCKSENIGMKAFTRDLRTKFKGLDDIYVWHALCGAWGGVRPGATHLNSKVASCKLSPGLDGTMSDLAVVKIIEGSLGLVHPNQAYDFYDSMHSYLSKVGITGVKVDVIHCLEYVSEEYGGRVEIAKAYYKGLSKSLAKNFNGTGLISSMQHCNDFFFLGTEQISIGRVGDDFWFEDPNGDPNGVFWLQGVHMIHCAFNSMWMGQFIQPDWDMFQSDHVCAKFHAGSRAICGGPVYVSDSLGGHNFKLLNKLVFPDGTIPKCIHFALPTRDCLFKNPLFDSKSVLKIWNLNKYGGVIGAFNCQGAGWHPKEQRIKGYPQCYKPVSGSVCVTDIEWDQNAETTEMAKADEYAVYLCEAEKLFLESRDSDAIPITLQPSTFEIFSFVPIKKLGQGAKFAPIGLTSMFNSGGTILGLLYDGVIAKIEVKGGGDFLAYSNVSPEKVYVNGIEVGYEWSENGKLGVHISWNEECGGISNVCLVF
- the LOC140840081 gene encoding pentatricopeptide repeat-containing protein GUN1, chloroplastic-like; amino-acid sequence: MASSTPPPHSTLTTAKPYQNHHFHHLQSHQNNHHRNSPHQWTSQKVSLNKHQPSHASAPKPPPPSAAAAAAAGDTSAFPCLSASDFSGRRSTRFVSKLHFGRPRLNSSSRHSSAAEEALRCAIRGGGGVECMDDILVSFQPKLCASDDYTFLLRELGNRGDWSKAMRCFQFAVSREKRRNELGKLTTSMISTLGRLGKVDLAKRVFDDAVNEGYGNTVYAYSALISAYAKSGHFDEAMRVFKSMKDSGLKPNLVTYNALIDACGKGGGDFKRASDILIEMLQNGVRPDRITYNSLLAVCSVAGLWERARSLFNEMVFRGIDQDIYTYNTLLDAACSGGHIDVAFEIMLEMPSKNILPNEVTYSTMIRGCAKAGRLEKALSLFNEMKFAGIKLDRVSYNTLLSIYASLGRFEEALSISMEMESIGLKKDVVTYNALIDGFGKQGMYDKVKELFLEMTKEHLCPNLLTYSTLISVYCKGGLFRDAREVYRGFKRQGLKADVVFYSKLIDALCKKGLVELSILLLDEMMGEGIQPNVVTYNSIINAFGRLASADHLESELEPSKLMILQNVSDSEVEDEADDKIIGVFKQLACGKSGDSRQNQRERNDLSCILGVFRKMHEMEIKPNVVTFSEILNACSHCNSFEEASLLLEELRLFDDQVYGVAHGLLMGLNESTWRQALLLFDEVNRMDSSTASAFYNALTDMLWHFNQKRGAQFVVLEGKRRDVWENTWSESCLDLHLMSCGAARAMVHAWLLNIRSIVYDGHELPSLLSILTGWGKHSKVVGDGTLKRTVEALLISIGAPFSVAKCNIGRFISSGAVVAAWLRDSGTFKVLVLQDDRTHPESTRFGLIPNLQPLLL